A DNA window from Setaria viridis chromosome 2, Setaria_viridis_v4.0, whole genome shotgun sequence contains the following coding sequences:
- the LOC117842352 gene encoding mitochondrial pyruvate carrier 1 isoform X1 yields MSTALKAFLNSPVGPKTTHFWGPVANWGFVLAGLVDMNKPPEMVSGNMTAAMCVYSGLFMRFAWMVQPRNYLLLACHASNESVQLYQLSRWARAQGYLEKKEPEPQQ; encoded by the exons ATGTCGACGGCGCTCAAGGCCTTCCTGAACAGCCCGGTCGGCCCCAAGACCACCCACTTCTGGGGTCCCGTCGCAAACTGGGGTTTCGTCCTTGCG GGTTTGGTTGACATGAACAAACCTCCTGAAATGGTATCTGGCAATATGACAGCAG CCATGTGCGTGTACTCAGGACTCTTTATGAGGTTCGCATGGATGGTACAGCCGCGGAACTACTTGCTTCTGGCATGCCATGCATCCAATGAATCAGTCCAGCTGTACCAGTTATCTCGGTGGGCTAGAGCCCAGGG GTATCTGGAGAAGAAAGAACCAGAGCCTCAACAGTGA
- the LOC117842352 gene encoding mitochondrial pyruvate carrier 1 isoform X2 translates to MSTALKAFLNSPVGPKTTHFWGPVANWGFVLAGLVDMNKPPEMVSGNMTAAMCVYSGLFMRFAWMVQPRNYLLLACHASNESVQLYQLSRWARAQG, encoded by the exons ATGTCGACGGCGCTCAAGGCCTTCCTGAACAGCCCGGTCGGCCCCAAGACCACCCACTTCTGGGGTCCCGTCGCAAACTGGGGTTTCGTCCTTGCG GGTTTGGTTGACATGAACAAACCTCCTGAAATGGTATCTGGCAATATGACAGCAG CCATGTGCGTGTACTCAGGACTCTTTATGAGGTTCGCATGGATGGTACAGCCGCGGAACTACTTGCTTCTGGCATGCCATGCATCCAATGAATCAGTCCAGCTGTACCAGTTATCTCGGTGGGCTAGAGCCCAGGGGTAA
- the LOC117842264 gene encoding protein STRICTOSIDINE SYNTHASE-LIKE 10 yields the protein MAVAAHSSSLSFLALLPLLLIPPVVLSAAGVAAVSYETKSMDPGLVVMTLPEPVSGPESLAFDGRGGGPYSGVSDGRVLRWEGGLRGWTEYAYNSKHKNVAMCAPEKKLVVPESVCGRPLGLQFHRQSGDLYVADAYLGLLRVPARGGLAEVVAAEAGGEPFNFLNGLDVDQRTGDVYFTDSSTTYRRSDYLLVVALGDETGRLLRYDRRARRVEVLRAGLSYPNGVAVGAGGDHVVVAHTALCELRRYWVRGPRAGRSETFAELPGYPDNVRADGRGGYWVALSKGVATGGGGAGPAPTVAVRVSPEGNVTEALDGFSFVSVSEVAERGGALWVGSVDTPYAGELRRRIG from the exons ATGGCGGTCGCCGCTCATTCTTCGTCGCTTTCCTTCCTCGCGCTGCTTCCTCTCCTGCTAATACCTCCCGTGGTGCTGTccgcggccggggtggcggcggtgtcgTACGAGACCAAGTCCATGGACCCTGGGCTCGTCGTGATGACGCTGCCGGAGCCGGTGTCCGGGCCGGAGAGCCTCGCCttcgacgggcgcggcggcgggccctACTCCGGCGTCTCCGACGGCCGCGTCCTCCGCTGGGAAGGCGGCCTCCGGGGATGGACCGAGTACGCCTACAACTCCAAGCACAA GAACGTGGCGATGTGCGCGCCGGAGAAGAAGCTGGTGGTGCCGGAGAGCGTGTGCGGGCGGCCGCTGGGCCTCCAGTTCCACCGGCAATCCGGCGACCTCTACGTCGCCGACGCGTACCTGGGGCTGCTCAGGgtgccggcgcgcggcgggctcgcggaggtcgtggcggccgaggccggcggcgagccgttCAACTTCCTCAACGGGCTGGACGTCGACCAGCGGACCGGCGACGTCTACTTTACTGACAGCAGCACCACATACCGTAGGAG CGACTACCTGCTGGTGGTGGCCCTGGGCGACGAGACGGGGCGGCTGCTCCGGTAcgaccgccgcgcgcgccgcgtggaGGTGCTCCGCGCGGGGCTCTCGTACCCGAACGGCGTGGccgtgggcgccggcggcgaccacgTGGTGGTGGCGCACACGGCGCTGTGCGAGCTGCGGCGGTACTGGGTGCGGGGCCCGCGGGCGGGGCGGTCGGAGACCTTCGCGGAGCTGCCGGGGTACCCCGACAACGTGCgcgccgacggccgcggcgggtaCTGGGTGGCTCTGAGCAAGGGCGtcgccacgggcggcggcggggccggcccgGCGCCGACAGTGGCCGTGAGGGTGTCCCCGGAGGGCAACGTGACGGAGGCGCTGGACGGGTTCAGCTTCGTGTCCGTGAGCGAGGTggccgagcgcggcggcgcgctctgGGTCGGCTCCGTCGACACGCCGTACGCCGGCGAGCTCAGGCGGCGCATCGGCTAG
- the LOC117846477 gene encoding putative F-box protein At2g02030, producing MEQKKARPAEEPARLMCDDALTEVFRRLPARALAACRLVCKSWMSVLTDPHFIHEHLRRGQQKLLLFANDRVIDRSLAMVLSDDNKSMYQLSRPAASQSVFVHNSCNGLLCLGDSTGAVEVLNPTTGESLVLPMPMYTAGSSQFSSCNWHCLGFCPKTREHKVVHFYPGSHIDSFEVRCEIYTIGAGVWRQVGSFRGAPTDRGVHVNGTVYYLTKFRYIASSRINCLNLESEKFDVMTLPPRKSYGGHCSLTEIEGRLCLLVVDGVLEGPPRTMDILMLNSDDKQSWTPRYHFSLPWLMPSCYFTPKHTLFHDRKIWVQLLARNLYCFDPSSGSEELTVAWPELDFPFSTHTFIESIVPLRKDYFIKQIQ from the coding sequence ATGGAGCAGAAGAAAGCAAGACCAGCAGAGGAGCCTGCCCGGTTGATGTGCGATGATGCGCTAACGGAGGTCTTCCGTAGGCTGCCCGCCCGTGCACTCGCTGCTTGCAGGCTGGTGTGCAAGTCCTGGATGTCTGTGCTTACGGATCCGCACTTCATCCACGAGCACCTTAGGCGCGGCCAGCAGAAGCTGCTTCTCTTTGCGAACGACCGGGTGATTGACAGGTCGCTCGCCATGGTGCTCTCGGACGACAACAAGTCCATGTACCAGCTGTCGAGGCCCGCGGCGTCTCAGAGCGTGTTTGTGCACAATTCGTGCAATGGCCTGCTGTGCCTGGGTGACAGTACAGGAGCGGTGGAGGTGCTGAACCCGACGACTGGTGAATCTCTCGTGTTGCCAATGCCAATGTACACGGCTGGGAGCAGCCAGTTCTCATCCTGTAATTGGCACTGCTTGGGGTTTTGTCCGAAGACGAGGGAGCACAAGGTTGTGCATTTCTATCCAGGATCTCATATTGATTCGTTTGAGGTGCGCTGTGAGATATACACGATTGGAGCTGGTGTCTGGAGACAAGTTGGGAGCTTCCGTGGTGCTCCGACGGATAGAGGGGTGCATGTGAATGGAACAGTGTACTATCTGACAAAGTTCCGCTACATTGCTTCATCTCGTATCAATTGCTTGAATCTTGAGAGTgaaaaatttgatgtgatgacGCTTCCTCCACGCAAGTCTTATGGAGGGCATTGTTCTTTGACAGAGATTGAGGGAAGGCTAtgcttgttagttgtggatggTGTACTTGAAGGGCCACCTCGGACAATGGACATATTGATGCTCAATAGCGATGATAAGCAGAGCTGGACTCCCAGATACCACTTCTCTTTGCCTTGGTTGATGCCTTCTTGTTATTTTACTCCGAAACACACACTCTTCCATGACAGGAAGATTTGGGTGCAGTTGTTGGCTAGGAACCTCTATTGTTTCGATCCAAGTTCAGGTTCTGAAGAACTGACAGTAGCCTGGCCAGAGCTTGACTTTCCGTTTAGCACACATACTTTCATTGAGAGCATAGTTCCTCTGCGTAAAGACTACTTCATCAAGCAGATACAGTGA